ataagagcttggcATGTTTACGTGGGAGCAtgatcatggatcatgagaactgaatgtgtgattacatggaaacatggatactgaagcatgagacatgaaacatgagcgatgaatacatgacatgagcgtgaaacatgagacataacatgggGCAtgaaaactgacatgacatagttttaTGAAAACGTCAGTGcctaaacatgagacatgaatagcgaatatatgaacttgaacgtgaaacgtgaggcatgaatacataagagACATTATAACCCTTCTCCAAattgtcattaagccatcattaattcgattctcgtaattcttgcccgacatacaacatataccttgctttccttaacaactttcgtctcctaccacaaatgtctttgaaatctcatttagagtcattacttcttactcgtcaacatgTCGTACACGTaatacccttcgtgggtctattcacagtacgctaacggggaaatttccaaggtgtaacattcttcccttttttttttttttttttttttttttttggagaattcgtcctcgaatgttaaacattcgggattcgacaaaaattttgccagagtttctcctgtaatatggcactaccaacctgtcacaacaacccataatatcattgcctcacagggctacatcacaatagcactataaattggccacacacgaccaaaagtgtgaaaagaaagcttacatacctcaaaatcttggtgtttcatcataaatctcttctgcgggcttaaacaagtgtgggtacatggatttcatatctCCTTGGCTTCAAATGTAGcctcctcaactttctgactcccccacaggactttcactgatgttatttccttagttctcaacttgcgaacttgacggtcaagaatggctatggggatctcctcataggtgaggtcATACTTAACTGTTATAGCATTAGCaagaacaaccaacgatgggtctcctatacacttcctcaacatggatacataaaACACTGTAcaacagccaaatcttgtggcaactcaagttcataagctactagtccgacctttcgtagaattctgtaaggtccaatatatctgggattgagcttccctttcttgccaaatctcataacacccttcataggtgagactttaaggaacacctaatcatcaactgaaaattctaagttccCTTTGCCTCACATCTGTATATgacttctggtgactctgagTCGTTTCAACGCTCCtatattaacttgactttctccatatccTGCTAAACTAAAATCTGGTCCTACAAACTCTGCCTCACCAACtttgaaccaaccaattggtaatCTATaccttcgctcaaaaagggtttcaaatAGTGCCATACCAATACTAGAATggtaatcccttttttttttttttgtaggtaaactcaataagagacaggtggtcatcccaattaccattgaaatcaaggacacatggttactgaactgaatgaatacaagattactatactgctgagatactaaactgaatgtctattgtactgactgaagactgggctgactgaatactgagctaattgaatactggattagctgtaTACTGAGCTGACtaaatactggattagctgaatactgagctgactgaatattggattagctgaatactgaactggcatgaatacgtgagtactagACTGATaactgagtattgaactaacatgaatattataacagaGATCTGAATaacgtatctgtctgaccatttgtctgaggatgaaaagctgtgcaaAGGTTCACCTCTGTAccaaatcctttctgaaaggattttcaaaagttcactgtgaactgagcaccaactctgaaataatggacactgtgATCCCATACAATCCGgtaatttcattaacatatgacttggcataatcttctgttcaatctggGGTCTTAACTGGCAATAAGTGcgttgacttcgtaagtctgtccacaatcacccaaattaaatcatgcctcatagctgaacgaggtagacctgatacaaagtccatattgatcatttcccatttccagacaggaatatcaatattctgagccaagccaccgggcctctggtgttcggctttcacctactgacagttcaggcacttagctacaaaatctgccacattcttcttcgtatcattccaccaataaatatccttaagatcatggtacatcttagtggaacctgggtggatggaatacctagagttgtgagcttctgacatgattcgctctctctgagcccatcaacatctggaacgcataatcagccttgatatctcaaggtaccattatctccctcctTCTCAAAAGCTAAGTctttctattcgtgaatccttttttttcatctgcagcaagtaggaatcaccaaactgcttctctctaacttcgatgactaaggaggaataagccatgttctgggcaacaactccaccTACTTCGAAGcttgaaagtcgaattcctagcttggataagcggtgaacttctttcaccatattTATCTTATCTGTCTAAATCATGAGCCATACTTCCCATACTTTATtttagatacttcctaaaatactcatagtactgttgtgcgctaagtctatgACTAGCACCTTAAGGATTAGAGTCTCGTGCAATGGCACTATCCTTGTGACACATATCTGGGCAtaatcttatagcttttctgtgatcgcctaatcgataataattgaacttgacatGATTTgctcgacgatcattctactcatttcgggttaggcatattcccTATGGAGACTATcccattatgccaacctaactgaactgaggttcttcatatatcatactaacccttcgggtcttcaattatctcactggacttactggcgatttatgcatctcccccttagaccaaggctaacatctcATAATTATAAATTATTCTCTTTTGATAGGATttcaattaacattccttatcttctgtaattcctttgtactctacaacactgattttttttttttttactcacatCGGAGCAATTCCTCATGGGGAAAAAcaaaatttacttacatgaacgggttgctactgtattcataactggcatactccatcttaacgacttaactctgctcacacttgTAAATCTTAGGAAAACctcttttgacaactcttaaaggctattcttctgtagtttgctctcttacagctttagctgatttcttcttccactaatcactctattctgaacttaacttaagccttTGTTTTCtcacacacattcggatgtatccgaactgtcacccacacAAGGTGTTCATCTAAATAGGAAATCAAATCTTATTTCTCAAAGTCAGTTGcactcgtaacttagtcaaatcttatcattactgttgacatgacttttccagacatattacgaacttatatctcgttctccttctatttctaggaaaattttggcagagtttcctctgtatttcttactatcccaaaacctgcacgcaggaaataccaacaacgcctcgCAAGGccaacatgtatacatatatatatcatatcatagcatagccacacagggctcccaatttcaacaacagtataaaaatgatgaacttacctcatatgtccaactcaaactgtacttgttacactttcctgtttattttccctttcaatctttaactgcagatagAGTGGGTCCTGATGCCCTCCGATAGAAAACTGTGTGCCACTacttccttgagatcctccatgacttacctttttcctgttgacttagctccttttctaatttctctgatattCTCTCCCTGTTGTATTTcattcttctttctcaagaatatcattatcattcaacataccattcattccactacaccccttcttgggcaacttacattgtattccactttcaatagcacttgaagtctcattcgttaccagtaagtactgcacaattgtaccccctatgggtaaacatccttacttggaccatAAATTATTTGttcatctcctgcgcattcgaaacgtacgtaattcgagaggaagagaaatttcttattgctctaagcttcatggcacgatctagagtagaaagaaatgagacaaatcctgaatgtcttggtggtcaactgcttatatgtatggggccctcacacatataaaagtgaccccactggacacggtttcatagactccctaaagacatttgaacctaggctctgataccaagttttgtcacgccccgaaccatggcctggacgtaacacggcactcggtgcctgactgcatgtgaccgagcgaaccacatggcttgctgaactatcatgaggcatacatgagcggaaatataacgtgaatgcatgatgagcctttataaaacgtgataagtcataatacttaataaaaatacttgtttaaacatgagtgcggaaataacatgaatgagccaaaaatggctagacgactctgaatgtctgacataacataactgacttgtctagtctatgaaacctctatcatgagtctaactggaaaacatacttactgggacaaggcccccagcatacctttagatgcaaaactaaataaagaaatacaatgtctaaaccccgaatgagatggggctcaccaataagctgatacgaatgttgtcctactgagtagatgtgtcgtcctgtatatcagtacctgcatcgtgaaatgcaggcccccgggcaataaaaaggggacgtcagcacattgaatgtactggtatgtaaaacaactgaaagaaataacatgggacatggaataacatgataagaattgaaactgaaaacctggacatgaacatgagtgcatacatatatatatataaaacatggtaaaaatatcataagtagggagagcaataacttataaccgatccatggtctggtgcttgcgtcccgccagcagaacactcagtccttgccagggaacatgagatttaataaagtatgaaaggatccagtcattatgagagatcgtccgggacatgggtggagcgatcctcatcctacggtggctacgtagttttaggctatctgaagccctcctcggtaattaatgcaactcccaaacatgaacatgtaaaatagtggcactttctGCCCATGGTTATCATGAatcgtaacttgcttgtacatggtattcatgatcataacttgcttgtacatggttttcatgaatcataacttgcttgtacatgattttcataaatcataacttgcttgtacatggttttcataaatcataacttgcttgtacatggttttcataaatcataacttgcttgtacatggttttcataaatcataacttgtaaatatagtttcataagataacttgtcatagtcttgcaaaacatgtttttgatgcatgagtaataacaatagttcataatcatatatatatatatatatacttgacttgaaaacatgcttgtaacttgctggatgaaatcataaagtttcatataaacataatgagaacacatgaggaagaattcatgattcatgaatttagctaggattcctaatatccgtaatggaagattaggaatacaataacgaacatagatacaaaattcttgtacatacatacataattacgggctaccaatatgttgggtttaatgccctaagatttgaacttcatatattttacgaaacgaatcatggggaagaacgtagagattcccacatgtggatggaagttctacataccttagttgttccaaaacttgaattaaagacttggattttgaagaagatttcctaaatcttgattcttgaatcttgagatgggttttcttgaaaaccctagattaggaatgattatttcttgtttagattacaaggatatatgttagaattgagttggaataattggaatggacttaccttggtgttcttgatgttggaggagagtaggaggtcgttctagggtttgagggaatgaaaaataatgacttgaactgatataaacgaacatataatgttttggaaaatgcagtttacgtccagcactgtgctggccgtatttcaagtttacgggccgtccgtattctgccatatggactgcactgcctctcttcagtaaaatggtcataactctttgcacagatgtccgtttgacccccgtaatataccgttggaaaggtatttcaatgctctacaactttcatcaaggaagttttcccaaattcgaaacaagttttgaaatacgggccgtaaagtgaaatacggtccgtatttaaccatatgacctcaaaatgtcaaattccagaatgttcagaaattcttggtttcagtttacgggcactgttcatggtcgtaaattgaaatatgaccactgttcatgggcgtaaaccaccatatcacaactgaacggaaaaatttcaattctcacattctttatctgatgttctaagtctaggatcgtggtcaaaactttgttaaaagtacggggtgttacatttagTCCCTTGTTGTAAGTTATTATGCAGGATCAACTTTCCAGATTAGAATAACCCGACTTATCTTTGCAGATACTTAGAAATGTTACCAAATAGTAGAGATTAGAAATTTTTACTGGCTATCAACATGTCTATGTCTATGTCATACAAATCTCCATTAAGTTATGAGTCAGCCATAACCTTAAATATTGGCAGAAATTTGCACTGATATTCAAGAAAAGAATATCTAATTAAGAGCTAATTAATTTGCATTCAGCTGCACAGTACTTCCACAATGCTGCAGCTCTAGTACATGGTGAGTTAAACCAAAAAGTGTAATTATCATTTACCAATATGTTAGTGACCATAATATCACCAATTGAATAGGTTTTGCCGCTTAGAGGTCTAGATCCGAGGTCATTCTGATTTGTAAACCATGAGAGTTGACCAAAAAATTTCTATTGCAATGAATTCATTAATCAATAAATGGAATAGAATTAAACCATAGAAGTAAAAAGGTTCATTACTTCAATTTCTTTGAAGTAGAAAAATGTGTCCTTAGTCAAGAGACAAGGGAATGACATCCATTCTTTATGGAACGAAACTCATTAGTCTACCTAGTGTTTCTTCTAACTCTAAACTGTACAGCTATACAAAATTGTCTAAGCAAAAAATGGAGGCAGGTTTCTCTTCTCACTTCCTCAATCGAGATGTGAGATCAATGAAGAAATCTTCACTGCAGGGAATTGTCACACCACCCATTGGATGGTCGAAGCCAAATTCTTCTTCAACTTGACTAAGCAATTTTTGAAATAAAGGTTCGCTCAAGAATGATATGGGGATCACAAATCTCTTCTTCTGCGTTTCCCCGACATACACAACAAAGTGACCCTTGGGAACATCTCTAGTTGTGGAAGACTTCTTGATCATTCGAAGAATAGCCATGATCTTTTAGTTTTAGTATAGATGAGAAATGACAGAAAGAATTACTAAAAAAAACTCAAACACAGAAAGATTTGAATACTTTCAAGTTTGCTGAGAGCTGTGGTGGTAGATACGTCTTTGAATATGTTTATATAGGCAATGGCAACTCATACAAAAACTGCTGATATGTGTTGAATAGCAATTTGTGGGCACCATCAGAAGACAATGTCACTGAAGTGTCACATGCTTTTGCCTTCCAAGTATGGAAAACTTTGCACTATTAGTTCAAGAACATTACCCTACCTTATTTGAAACTTGGAGTGAAGCATTATTCATTTGTAGAATTTTTAAGAAGAGATGACCTGGAGCATGGACCACCAGGATGAAAAACATAACCATATTGGGAAAACATAAAATGTTTATTACTATCCTAAAACAAGAAGTAATGTGAGAGAGGTCTTAGTTATCAAGGACAACAGGCCCTACGTTTTCTATGAACTTAGAGCAAAGTATCCCTCACAATCAAATTGCTAAAATAGACTTGTGCCATGTTATTATTTATGTGTAGATACACATCCCCCGGAATGCGTAGATGGTAACATGGTTTCTTGTAAGCGCTATCcccaagaaaataaaaaaatttaaatgacCATAATTTCCAATTCCAAGTGCTTCTTAGCTTAGGTCTATAACTTGATCCAAAATATATGGGataatttatcattaatcattATAGCCCTAAATGGTTGAAAAGAATTTGTATGTGGAGATTTGGGATATGATACTGAGATTGTAAAAAATTGCTTCTGTTTTATTCCATCATCACACAGTCAGGGCGGAGCTAGGTTGGGCCAAAGGGGTCATCCGAACCTccttcggcaaaaaattacatcGTAtatacaaaattaattttttttttatgtatattaaaagttGAACCCTTATCTTCTTCGTGTgcttatttctttatattttttaacccCTTATTTATTGTTCTACTTAGTTGGTTGTATATATATAGCAGAAGGCCACCCAATAGGCTGCCTAATCAGTGTTGTGATTGAGAAACATTTGGTTTCAGATCATATAGGTGAAGAAGAGAACCGTACCTGATCATGATACCCGAAAACATTCTAATAATGGGTGGTAAAGGTGATTTGATTGATATCTATTAAAGACAGTAGTACATGAAGAAAGGGTCATATGAATTTTCCTTTTATGTCCTTTTGTGAAGTACTTATAATCCTTTCAAACAACAATTTGTAAAAACAAAATTCAGGTTTCATGTCATGAAGTTTTTGAATAACATATCCATGAACCGGCTTACCCAATTCAAAGAGCCTTAGAACTTAAAGCATCTGAAAGAGAACTTTTACCCCTGGCCGTGTATAGGTATCGTCCTCACTAATGCAAGGCCCCAGTCCACATTTTAGCTTCAGAGCAACCTGACAGGAATTTCATCGAACAACATAACTGCATTCTTGGTAAGCAATGACTCAACATGATTATAGTTGCAAGTTGCAAACTGATAAACCTAATTGAAATATTAATCACTGGTTTTATATCTTTCTTTCAGTTTTATTGATAACAGCTattttagttatttaataacTCAAATGGATGTACTGGGGacattgttgttcttgttgtaatAATTCAAATGGATCAATATAAATTGTTCAAATGGGAATTTGAAGTTTCATGATTGTAGGTTTGATTTGCACCTCTCAAAAAAGCAAAATATGCAAATTCATTcccaaaatcaagcaatatttcaAGTTATATCTTGGCCAAGTAAATAAGCTGAATGATTAAACACTTCAAGATAAGTTTTCTTTTCAACACATTTAGTGAGAAATGAATATGTTTTCTGTATTGTTTGAATTAGAGTCTATGTGAGTCAAAAAGCACCAATCTTTGTGGTGCTAAGCTTTACTTAGATTCTAACTAATCAACTGTACAATATGGATCTCCTACTTTGTATA
The sequence above is a segment of the Lycium barbarum isolate Lr01 chromosome 6, ASM1917538v2, whole genome shotgun sequence genome. Coding sequences within it:
- the LOC132599265 gene encoding auxin-responsive protein SAUR21-like, coding for MAILRMIKKSSTTRDVPKGHFVVYVGETQKKRFVIPISFLSEPLFQKLLSQVEEEFGFDHPMGGVTIPCSEDFFIDLTSRLRK